The nucleotide sequence CGCCACGGGTAGTGAACCCACCGGTGCCGTTCGGCAATGAGGTCGGCGTTACGGCCGGGGCGGATTCCACGAACAATTTCCGCCTGCCCGTCAGTGCGGTCCAAGAAATTAATCGATGGATCTGCGCGCAGGAATTCCAACCGATGAGAATCCTCGGAATCGTCCGGATTAAGAATCTGCGCCCCAGCATCGTCCCCATCGCCGCTCGCCCACATGCCAGCGATACTTTCACCCACCGAAGCGCTTCGCAAGGATTTCGAGGACGCAATAGCCGTCTTCGATCCCGGCCAACAGGATCCTCTTTAATTGCCACTACAGGACCGCCGAAAAACAAAATTAGGCTCGCCGAATTTGCGCGGCTCAGCGCTGCCCCCAGCCGATCGGCCAGCCGGTCCAACCGTCCGTACCAGAATTAAAGCACTTGCCCATCAACGGTATCCGCAATATCAAGACCCAGCTCGACTTCGCCACTATCCAGCCGATTGCGCACCGTTCAACACAGCGGAACGACCATTGCGACCGTCAAATACTCACGCTAGCCGACGCTGGCCACACGCGGACCGCAAGAATCGTAGAGTTACCACTCGAAACCCCACAACTGGGCTATCAGGAATTAAGACAATCGTTATGGGTCGGTAATAAAAAGACAAATGGCATTATCCACCCGGTGGGGAAATCCACTTTGCCGGTCACCGACCGCTTCCGGGCAAGCCGCGAGCCCGACTATCACCTCAACATCAAAGGCGGATGCCCGCGGCGCCGGTACACCGATCCGAATCGCGCATCCAGCCGCAACCACGTCGGCATTGCCCGCACCCGAACCATCTCATCGGCATCAATCGCTTCTGCCGACTGCGGCAGGAAACCCATTGCCGTCAAGGCGAATACGCAGCGCATCGGCAGGCCGACGGCGGCATCATCCGAGCTGACCCGGATGACCTCTTGGTCCATCAGTGACACCGGTGGACCGTGAGAGCTGCTGTGTTCCTTGACAAGTCGTGCACCACTCTGCGCCAGGTCCAGCACAACGCGCGCCGGCAGGTCTTCGAGGTGGACGAATCCGGACTCCGGCGGCAGCGCGCCCCGCCACGCCGAGTCCATCGGGTAGCCCGGATCCAGGTAGCCGGAACTGTCCGTCGCAGCAAGTCCGCGGGCCAGCGCGTCGGCGCCCACCGTTAAGTCATTGGGGCGCACTTCACCGACCACCACCCGGCTGGCCAGCACATCGAAACTGGTTGCCACCCAAGCCGTCAGCAATCCGGCGGATCGTGCCCGCAGTCGGATGATCGCGGCCGGGTCAAGCCGGATCGCATGCTCGACGAATGTGGACAGATCCGAACGATGAGCTGGGTCCGTCAACCACAGCCCGCGCTCGTCTGTCCCCATCATTCCCGCAGCCACCGCTGCAGGTACTCCCGATGCTGTGCCGACAACCGCACCAGCCGCTGCTCTTCGATGTGCACCGCAGCGAGCTGCGATTCCGCGATGACGGCCGGCTTGGACTCCGGGGCCGCGCCGATCGAGCGGACTTCGTAGCCCAGCGTGAAGTCGACCGCCCGAAGCCGCTTCGTCCACATCGTCACCTGCAAAGGCGAATCCGCAAGCCGCAGCTGATCCTTGTAGGTGACCCGGACATCGGCGATCAGCAGGCCGATGGTGGTGATATCGGCGCCGAACGGCTCCCGGAGGAATGGGACCCGAGCCTCTTCGAGGATGGTGACCATGGTGGCGTGGTTGACGTGCTGGTACATGTCAATGTCCGACCAACGCACCGGCACCGCAGCGACGTACCCGACGGTCATCCCGAGATCCCTCGTCCGCTGGTGCGGGTCATTCGGCGGACCTGGCGGGCGGCCACCGACAACGTCGCGAGATCCTTTTGTCCGCTATCCCGAATCTCGTTGAGTGTCCGGCGTGCCCGGTCCACCCGGGAGGCGCTGAGCTGCTCCCACTCCAGGATCTTCTGCTCACTGCTCTCATCGGGCTCGCCCACGGCGATCACGTCGAAGCACAACGACCGCAGCGCACCGTAGATGTCGTCGCGAATCGCCAAGCGGGCCAATGAATGCCAGCGGTCCTTTCGCGGCAGCTCGGAGACGGCGGTGAGCAAACCGTCCGCACCCAGCCGATCCACCAGGGCAAAGTAGGTGTCGGCGACTTCGGCTGCGTCGACATCGGCGATGTCGGCGATATCGATGATGTCGAGCAGGCTGTAGCGATACAGGCCGACCGCAACGCGGTACGCCAGGTCCTCAGGTGCGCCCTGGGCGATGTATTCCTCGGAGGTTTTGTCGACGATGGCCTTATCGTCGCCGCGCAACCACTCCGACATCCGCGGGGTCAACGCTTTGACCTGCGCGGCGAACCGGTTGATCTCGGCGCCAACGGCGAGCGGCTGAGGGCGGTAGTTGAGCAGCCAGCGACTGGCACGGTCGATGAGCCGGCGGGTATCCAGCGTCAACCGGTCGGACAGCGCCACCGGTAGCTCCTCCGCACGGATACGGCGCCAGATGTGACTCACGCCGAAGATGGCATCGGTGGCCATGTAGGTACGCACCGCGTCGATCGGTGAGACACCGACGTCTTCGGTGATCCGAAAGGCGTAGGTGATGCCGGCGGTGTCCACCAGGTCGTTGATCACCATGGTGGTGACGATCTCGCGACGTAGCTGGTGCGAGCGGATCTCGGGAGCGAACCTCTCGCGCAGGGGTTTCGGGAAATAGGAGGGCAACCTCGAGGCGAACACGTCCTGATCGGGCAGCTCGGTTGTCAGCATCTTCTCTTTGAGCGCCAGCTTGACGTGCGCCATCAGGGTTGCCAACTCGGGCGAGGTGAGCCCGATGCCCGCCTCCGAACGTCGCGCGATCTCCTTTTCGGAGGGCAGCGCCTCCAATTCCCGGCTGATTCCGCGCTCGGCCACCAAGTACCTGATCTGGTCGGCGTGCACCGGCAGCAGGCTGACCGGGTTGGCGCGGCTGGTACCCATCAAGTCGTTCTGATCAGAATTATCGGTGAGCACCAGCTGTGCCACCTCGTCGGTCATCGACTCGAGCAGTTGTTTGCGTTCGTCTGCTCTTACCTTGCCCGCGCTGACCAGCGAGTCGATCAGAATCTTGATGTTTACTTCGTGGTCGGAGCAATCCACACCGGCGGAGTTGTCCAGCGCGTCGGTGTTGATCCGCCCGCCGGACAGATCGAATTCGACGCGACCCAATGCCGTGACCCCAAGGTTGCCGCCTTCGCCAATGACCTTGGCGCGCACCTGGTTCGCGTTGACCCGCACGGGATTGTTGGCGCGGTCACCGACATCGGCATCCGACTCCGACTCGGCCTTGATATAGGTCCCGATGCCGCCGTTGAACAACAGATCCACCGGGGCCTGCAAAATCGCCCGGATCAAGTTGGGCGGGGTCATCTCGGTGACGTCACCACCAATGCCAAGGGCATTGCGAACCTGGTCACTGACCGGGATGGACTTCTGCTCGCGGCTGTATACCCCCCCGCCTTCGCTGATCAATGACTTGTTGTAGTCATCCCAGCTGGATCGGGGCAGATCGAACATTCGCTGCCGTTCCTGCCACGAGGCAGCGGCATCCGGATTCGGGTCGAGGAAGACGTGGCGGTGATCGAAGGCAGCGATCAGCCTGATGTGCTTGCTCAACAGCATCCCATTGCCAAAGACGTCGCCGCTCATGTCGCCGACGCCCACGACGGTGAAGTCCTCGGTCTGGGTGTCGATCCCCATCTCTCGGAAATGCCGCTTGACGGCTTCCCAGGCGCCCTTGGCGGTGATCCCCATGGCCTTGTGGTCATAGCCCACCGACCCACCGGAGGCGAACGCGTCACCCAACCAGAATCCGTAGGAGTTGGCGACCTCGTTGGCGATGTCGGAGAACGTGGCGGTGCCCTTGTCCGCGGCCACCACCAGATAGGCGTCGTCACCGTCGCGCCGCAGCACCTCCGGCGGCGGGCTGACCACTCCGGTCGTGTGGTCGACGTTGTCCGTGACGTCAAGCAGCCCGGAGATGAACAGCTGATAGCAGGCAACACCTTCGGCGCGAGTGGCCTCGCGGTCGGCGGCCGCGTCGCCGGTGCTCAACGGCGGCCGTTTGACGACGAATCCGCCTTTGGCTCCGACCGGCACGATGACGGCGTTCTTCACCGCCTGCGCCTTGACCAGACCGAGGATCTCGGTGCGGAAATCGTCGCGGCGGTCCGACCAACGCAGCCCGCCTCGCGCTACCGGGCCGAACCTCAAATGCACGCCTTCGACCCGGGGTGAATAAACGAAGATCTCGTACTTGGGCCGCGGCAGCGGGAGCTCGTCGATCAGCTGGGCATCCAGCTTGACTGACAAGACATCGCGGCTGCGGGCCGAACCTTCGCGTGAGACAAAGTAATTGGTCCGTAAGGTGGCCTGAACCAGCGACGCGAACGCCCGCAGAATCCGGTCGGTATCCAGACTCACCAGTGCGTCGATGTCAGCGGCAACGGCAGCGGCAGCGGCTTGCGCGTCAGAACTTACCGGTGAGCCCGCCGGCCGCGGGTCGAACAGGGCCTCGAACAATAGGACCAGTGACCGCGCGGTGGAGGGGTGCTCGTTGAGAACTGATTCGATGTAGGACTGGCTGTAGGGAAAGCCCGCTTGCCGCAGGTACCTCGAATAGGCGCGCAGCAGGACCACCTGCTGCCATGTCAGCCCCGCCCGCATGACCAACTCGTTGAACCGGTCGATCTCGATCCTGCCCTGCCAGATCGCGGTGACCGCATCGGCGAATCGCTGTGCCGCCGCGGCCCGCTCGGCCGGAACCGTCGCCTT is from Mycobacterium marinum and encodes:
- a CDS encoding acyl-CoA thioesterase; translation: MTVGYVAAVPVRWSDIDMYQHVNHATMVTILEEARVPFLREPFGADITTIGLLIADVRVTYKDQLRLADSPLQVTMWTKRLRAVDFTLGYEVRSIGAAPESKPAVIAESQLAAVHIEEQRLVRLSAQHREYLQRWLRE
- a CDS encoding NAD-glutamate dehydrogenase, which gives rise to MTIDPGAKQDVGAWTAFTQPADIPDWISQAYLDSYQRRGEEDSQASQRAAEAAASVVTPAMLSAHYRLGQHRPIGESRVAVYPADDPVGFGPALQVVTEHGSMLMDSVTVLLHRLGVGYTTIMTPVFEVHRGPTGELQRVEPKSLDASPYVGEAWIHVQLSPTVEAKALAEVEQLLPKVLADVQRVAKDAPAMIATLSELAVAVDSDREGHYAAPDHQEVAALLRWLGNGNFLLLGYQPCEVDDGMVLGDGSSGLGVLRARTGTRPRLTDETKLLVLAQARVGSYLRYGAYPYAIAIRESLGDGNIVEHRFVGLFTVAAMNADVLEIPAISHRVRDALELAGNDPSHPGQLLLDVIQTVPRPELFTLSSEQLLAMAKAVVDLGSQRRALLFLRVDRLQFFVSCLVYLPRDRYTTAVRLQIEDILVREFGGTRLEFTARVSESPWALMHFMVRLPEDVATGSIDVSEANRSRIQALLSEAARTWADRLIGAASDASVRHADAEHYAAAFPEAYKQAVAPADAIDHIAIITELADDSVKLVFSDRTEDGVAQLTWFLGGCTASLSRLLPMLQSMGVVVLEERPFTVTRPDGLPVWIYQFKISPHPTIPKATVPAERAAAAQRFADAVTAIWQGRIEIDRFNELVMRAGLTWQQVVLLRAYSRYLRQAGFPYSQSYIESVLNEHPSTARSLVLLFEALFDPRPAGSPVSSDAQAAAAAVAADIDALVSLDTDRILRAFASLVQATLRTNYFVSREGSARSRDVLSVKLDAQLIDELPLPRPKYEIFVYSPRVEGVHLRFGPVARGGLRWSDRRDDFRTEILGLVKAQAVKNAVIVPVGAKGGFVVKRPPLSTGDAAADREATRAEGVACYQLFISGLLDVTDNVDHTTGVVSPPPEVLRRDGDDAYLVVAADKGTATFSDIANEVANSYGFWLGDAFASGGSVGYDHKAMGITAKGAWEAVKRHFREMGIDTQTEDFTVVGVGDMSGDVFGNGMLLSKHIRLIAAFDHRHVFLDPNPDAAASWQERQRMFDLPRSSWDDYNKSLISEGGGVYSREQKSIPVSDQVRNALGIGGDVTEMTPPNLIRAILQAPVDLLFNGGIGTYIKAESESDADVGDRANNPVRVNANQVRAKVIGEGGNLGVTALGRVEFDLSGGRINTDALDNSAGVDCSDHEVNIKILIDSLVSAGKVRADERKQLLESMTDEVAQLVLTDNSDQNDLMGTSRANPVSLLPVHADQIRYLVAERGISRELEALPSEKEIARRSEAGIGLTSPELATLMAHVKLALKEKMLTTELPDQDVFASRLPSYFPKPLRERFAPEIRSHQLRREIVTTMVINDLVDTAGITYAFRITEDVGVSPIDAVRTYMATDAIFGVSHIWRRIRAEELPVALSDRLTLDTRRLIDRASRWLLNYRPQPLAVGAEINRFAAQVKALTPRMSEWLRGDDKAIVDKTSEEYIAQGAPEDLAYRVAVGLYRYSLLDIIDIADIADVDAAEVADTYFALVDRLGADGLLTAVSELPRKDRWHSLARLAIRDDIYGALRSLCFDVIAVGEPDESSEQKILEWEQLSASRVDRARRTLNEIRDSGQKDLATLSVAARQVRRMTRTSGRGISG